One genomic region from Microcystis panniformis FACHB-1757 encodes:
- a CDS encoding sulfotransferase domain-containing protein: protein MKNILSFPLNSLNILTLPSRIAKKIKYGRSLHKNHVVEDVFLVSYPKSGNTWLRFLIANAIKVHYNVEQDVNLFNILDIIPSIIGDGNLRPEGPFGRTDIPRIIKSHSAYNPYYYRVILLVRDPRDVMISYYYYLKDRKQIDDKLEISEFIRHTKYGINRWTEHTKSWYYNNYGGGGGQIIKIFRYEDFLKDTHLQLSSVMDCFGIKINEKLIDEAIALSSKEKMKDSEKKHLSTNIRNGKISFVRKGVASGGQELSDLDIEFIANSATDIARILGYDL from the coding sequence ATGAAAAACATACTATCCTTTCCATTGAATTCTTTAAACATCTTGACCTTGCCTAGTCGAATAGCAAAAAAAATCAAGTATGGGCGTTCTCTGCACAAAAATCATGTGGTAGAGGATGTTTTCCTCGTTTCCTATCCCAAATCAGGCAATACCTGGTTAAGATTTCTAATTGCTAATGCTATCAAAGTCCATTATAATGTTGAGCAAGATGTTAACTTATTTAATATTTTAGATATCATACCTTCAATAATAGGAGATGGCAATCTTCGTCCAGAAGGTCCTTTTGGCAGGACAGATATACCTAGAATTATTAAAAGTCACTCTGCCTATAACCCTTACTACTACAGAGTCATTTTACTTGTCCGAGATCCTAGAGATGTAATGATTTCCTATTATTACTACCTAAAAGATAGAAAACAAATAGATGATAAGTTAGAGATTTCAGAATTTATTAGACATACAAAATATGGAATTAACAGATGGACAGAACATACAAAATCATGGTATTACAACAACTATGGAGGTGGGGGTGGGCAGATCATTAAGATATTTAGATATGAGGATTTTTTAAAAGACACACACTTGCAATTATCTTCCGTGATGGATTGTTTTGGAATTAAAATCAATGAGAAATTGATAGATGAAGCTATTGCTTTAAGTTCTAAAGAAAAAATGAAAGATTCAGAGAAAAAGCATCTGTCTACCAATATTAGAAATGGGAAAATATCCTTTGTGCGAAAGGGAGTTGCTAGTGGTGGACAGGAATTATCTGATCTGGATATAGAGTTTATTGCGAATTCAGCGACAGATATTGCTCGAATACTTGGTTATGACTTGTAG
- a CDS encoding sulfotransferase family protein has product MALPNFLIIGAAKAGTTSLYDWLNQHPQIYMTPIKETNFFAFEGEKISYPKGSISEGYLDGFKTSFESYMEQFQGVTNEIAIGEASPSYLYHAKAAARIKYYCPDVKLIAILRDPVERAYSQFLHHAREGFENCLDFSAALREEDNRILNKWWWGYFYVDGGFYYTQLQRYFEKFDSSKIKVYLYEDLRSNRYDLIKDIFQFLEVDDNFIPDTSTKYNVTGIPKNQLLHEFLSKPNLITTSVKYLIPRPLRQKLINDIRNSNLAKPQLTQPLRQQLISIYREDILNLQELIQRDLSEWLK; this is encoded by the coding sequence ATGGCATTGCCAAATTTTTTAATTATCGGAGCAGCCAAGGCGGGGACGACTTCCCTTTATGATTGGCTCAACCAACATCCACAAATTTATATGACACCAATTAAGGAGACTAACTTTTTTGCTTTCGAGGGCGAAAAAATTAGCTATCCTAAAGGTTCAATTAGTGAAGGTTATTTGGATGGTTTTAAGACTAGCTTTGAAAGTTATATGGAACAATTTCAGGGAGTTACGAATGAAATCGCCATAGGTGAAGCCTCACCTAGTTATCTATACCATGCTAAGGCGGCTGCAAGAATTAAGTATTATTGCCCTGATGTAAAACTAATAGCAATACTGCGAGATCCAGTGGAAAGAGCGTATTCGCAATTCTTGCATCATGCTCGAGAGGGCTTTGAAAACTGCTTAGATTTTAGTGCCGCCCTTCGGGAAGAAGATAACAGAATTCTTAACAAATGGTGGTGGGGATACTTTTATGTAGACGGAGGATTTTATTATACTCAATTACAGCGATATTTTGAAAAATTTGACTCTAGTAAAATCAAAGTTTATCTCTACGAAGATTTAAGAAGTAATCGTTATGATTTAATCAAGGATATTTTCCAATTTTTGGAAGTTGATGACAATTTTATTCCCGATACATCAACTAAATATAATGTTACTGGTATCCCTAAAAACCAATTATTGCATGAATTTTTGTCAAAGCCAAATCTAATCACCACCTCTGTTAAGTATCTTATTCCACGTCCCCTTCGCCAGAAACTAATTAATGATATAAGAAATTCTAATTTAGCCAAGCCTCAACTAACACAACCCCTAAGACAACAACTAATAAGCATTTATCGAGAGGATATATTAAATCTTCAAGAATTGATTCAAAGGGATCTGTCTGAATGGTTAAAGTAA
- a CDS encoding ISL3 family transposase, giving the protein MWINFDQLLDLPNVTVVNYQKIAQTIFLKLALLNETIECPNCHQTLDRINQTEYNLVRDLSILGNPVYLEVPRRQFHCQKCQKYISERLSFMRLRQHHTIRYESMIYERVKNCSIEEISREEGLGWSEVELIFNHCAKELEKEEWEAPERISLDEFSNLKGHKDFITTVVDMDKKILLDVIKGHKQEELMEALKAQPDAVREKVKEVSVDMWSGFTAVIKELFPNAKIIYDRFHVMAIINDELNKLRKLMGVHEKGLPHLLWKNKEDLKDEQKQQLEVILKEHPCLGIAGEMKEEIRQIYQSSRTFRGAERKLEKWIRIGGILYESSARMIQKHLPGICNYFENQTTNGLIEGMNTKIKLIKRMSYGFTNFEHLRLKLFACFNS; this is encoded by the coding sequence ATGTGGATAAATTTTGATCAACTCCTCGATTTACCAAATGTAACAGTGGTCAATTATCAAAAAATTGCTCAGACAATTTTCCTAAAGCTTGCTCTTTTAAATGAAACAATTGAATGTCCGAATTGCCATCAAACCTTAGACAGAATCAATCAGACAGAGTATAATCTAGTCAGAGACTTGTCAATATTAGGTAATCCAGTATATTTAGAAGTACCACGCCGTCAGTTTCATTGTCAAAAGTGCCAAAAGTATATCAGCGAAAGACTGAGTTTTATGAGATTAAGACAGCATCATACAATTCGCTATGAATCGATGATTTATGAGAGAGTAAAAAATTGTAGCATCGAAGAAATAAGTCGAGAAGAAGGGTTAGGATGGTCAGAAGTTGAGTTAATATTTAATCACTGTGCTAAAGAACTAGAAAAGGAAGAGTGGGAAGCACCAGAACGAATAAGCTTAGATGAATTTAGTAACTTAAAAGGACATAAAGATTTCATCACAACGGTCGTAGATATGGACAAGAAAATTTTACTAGATGTGATTAAAGGACATAAGCAAGAAGAATTAATGGAAGCCTTAAAAGCACAGCCAGACGCAGTTCGGGAGAAAGTGAAAGAAGTGAGCGTCGATATGTGGTCAGGATTTACAGCAGTGATCAAGGAATTATTTCCCAATGCTAAAATCATCTATGACCGTTTTCATGTAATGGCTATCATCAATGACGAGCTTAATAAATTGAGAAAGTTAATGGGGGTGCATGAAAAAGGATTACCTCATTTATTATGGAAGAATAAAGAGGACTTAAAGGACGAGCAAAAACAACAACTAGAAGTTATTCTGAAAGAACATCCATGCTTAGGAATAGCCGGGGAAATGAAAGAAGAAATTAGACAAATTTATCAAAGTAGTAGAACGTTCAGAGGTGCTGAGAGAAAATTGGAAAAATGGATAAGAATAGGCGGGATATTATATGAAAGTAGTGCCAGGATGATCCAGAAGCATTTGCCAGGTATTTGTAATTACTTTGAAAATCAGACAACCAACGGATTAATTGAGGGAATGAATACCAAAATAAAGCTTATTAAAAGAATGAGTTATGGATTTACCAATTTTGAACATCTTCGACTTAAGCTGTTTGCTTGCTTTAATTCATAA
- a CDS encoding class I SAM-dependent methyltransferase → MHIVCPLSGSANLVLRETIEVKALIKLYSRWGGFDISSEFLDLETINFYHCLDSDLKFFHPLVTGSESFYQELQKFKWYYMDDKEEYDYACNFITSEDRVLEVGCGKGAFSQKIKTSNYTGLEFSSKAIEIASHANINVLNQIVEDYCVSNSDSYDIVCSFQVLEHVSNPKSFIESCLKCLKKGGLLIISVPSDDSFIGSLKNNILNMPPHHVTHWSDKALQYVANCFCLKLIDIHHEKLADIHRRLYARELVIKSLDNLFKNNQNYSLVDISTNYQVKLKISQVIASFISAGLTDDRIKPIGHSVTVVYQK, encoded by the coding sequence ATGCACATAGTCTGTCCTTTAAGCGGTAGTGCTAACCTTGTTTTACGAGAAACTATAGAAGTTAAAGCACTCATTAAACTGTATAGCAGATGGGGTGGGTTTGATATCAGTTCGGAATTTCTTGATTTAGAGACGATTAATTTTTATCATTGTCTAGATTCAGATTTGAAATTTTTTCATCCTCTGGTTACAGGTTCAGAGTCATTTTATCAAGAATTACAGAAGTTCAAATGGTATTATATGGATGATAAAGAAGAATACGATTATGCTTGTAATTTCATCACTAGCGAGGATCGAGTTTTAGAAGTGGGCTGTGGGAAAGGAGCTTTTTCTCAAAAAATAAAAACCTCTAATTATACTGGACTTGAATTTAGCAGTAAAGCTATAGAAATAGCATCTCATGCCAATATAAATGTTCTTAATCAAATTGTAGAAGATTACTGTGTGAGTAACTCAGATAGTTACGATATTGTTTGTTCATTCCAAGTGTTAGAGCATGTGTCTAACCCTAAATCTTTTATAGAATCTTGTTTAAAATGCCTTAAAAAAGGGGGTCTATTGATTATCTCTGTGCCTAGTGATGATTCATTTATTGGCTCTCTCAAAAATAATATTTTAAATATGCCTCCTCATCATGTTACCCATTGGTCTGACAAAGCTTTGCAATATGTAGCTAACTGTTTTTGTCTCAAGCTAATTGATATTCATCATGAAAAATTAGCAGATATTCATAGAAGGCTATATGCTCGTGAACTTGTCATAAAGTCCCTGGACAACTTATTCAAAAATAATCAAAACTATTCTTTAGTAGATATTTCAACTAATTACCAAGTTAAATTAAAAATATCTCAAGTGATAGCATCATTTATTTCTGCTGGACTCACAGATGATAGAATTAAGCCAATTGGTCATTCAGTGACAGTTGTTTACCAGAAATAA
- a CDS encoding IS630 family transposase → MINLEFTEEEKNSLYYERFHHPHPRVQLKMEVLWLKSQKIPHQKICQLAGISPNTLLTYLRDYQEGGIEKLKEINFYRPKSELEFQKETLKKYFEKNPAATINEAVYRIEELTGIKRSPTQVRKFLKSMGMKCLKVGSLPSKADPDEQEDYKEKKLEPRLNEAKEGKRAVFFVDAAHFVMGAFLGFVWCFERLFVKSPSGRKRFNVLGALNAITHEVILVTYDTYITATQVCELRSKIAALGLMIPITLVLDNARYQKCKIVEELALSLSIELLYLPSYSPNLNLIERLWKLVKKKCLYGKYYENFSDFSSAIYECLNDAHLKHKKELDSLLTLRFQKFNKSQIMNV, encoded by the coding sequence ATGATTAACCTAGAATTCACGGAAGAAGAAAAGAACTCACTGTATTATGAAAGATTTCATCATCCCCATCCCCGGGTTCAACTGAAGATGGAAGTTCTCTGGTTAAAAAGCCAAAAGATACCGCACCAAAAAATTTGTCAGTTAGCAGGAATCTCGCCAAATACCTTATTAACCTATCTTCGCGATTATCAAGAAGGCGGAATAGAAAAATTAAAAGAAATCAACTTCTATCGCCCTAAAAGTGAATTAGAGTTTCAAAAAGAAACCCTCAAAAAATACTTCGAGAAAAATCCAGCAGCCACAATAAATGAAGCTGTATATAGGATAGAAGAATTGACGGGAATAAAACGAAGTCCTACCCAAGTGAGAAAATTTTTAAAATCAATGGGAATGAAATGTTTAAAAGTAGGTTCTCTTCCTTCTAAAGCTGACCCAGATGAACAAGAGGACTACAAAGAAAAAAAGCTAGAACCCAGACTAAATGAGGCAAAAGAAGGAAAAAGGGCTGTTTTTTTTGTTGATGCCGCTCACTTCGTCATGGGAGCATTTCTCGGTTTTGTTTGGTGTTTTGAGAGACTTTTTGTTAAGTCACCGAGCGGGCGTAAACGCTTCAATGTTTTAGGAGCATTAAATGCAATAACTCATGAAGTTATTCTGGTAACATATGACACTTATATTACGGCAACTCAAGTCTGTGAACTCCGGTCAAAAATAGCTGCTTTAGGACTAATGATTCCCATCACTCTAGTCTTAGATAATGCCCGCTATCAAAAATGTAAAATTGTTGAAGAATTGGCTCTTTCTTTGTCAATAGAGCTGCTCTATCTGCCGTCTTATTCACCTAATCTAAATTTAATTGAAAGGCTGTGGAAATTGGTCAAAAAGAAATGTTTATATGGTAAATATTATGAGAACTTTTCTGACTTTTCTTCAGCTATTTATGAATGTCTGAATGATGCCCATCTGAAACATAAAAAAGAACTGGATTCCTTGCTGACTCTACGATTTCAGAAGTTTAATAAATCTCAGATTATGAACGTCTAA
- a CDS encoding sulfotransferase domain-containing protein produces MTKIHSVTLQKKIISVYKNTENPKSAIFYTTHKCASSFVPQLFSVILKNSDYELVDYAGAIWHLGNKFNLGTPHIDCLQNFLEKSYSDLYSLHGKIYGPQRVPLDFPGRDKFKNIFFLRDPRDVLISAYFSFAFTHPEPLNDISRKEFLERRKRLQEQGIDQYVLEESKTWAVPLYDKYKHLRDTAQNSIYLKYDFFTAQTPEFIERIAEFLELNPSQEEIARLTTKANPVQKIEVMKHQRSGKTGQYLEKLHPDTVDKLDHILAEVLSDWEFPL; encoded by the coding sequence GTGACAAAAATTCACAGTGTCACATTGCAGAAAAAAATTATCAGTGTTTATAAAAATACGGAAAACCCCAAATCGGCTATCTTTTACACCACTCATAAATGCGCTTCGAGTTTTGTGCCTCAATTATTTAGTGTAATCTTGAAAAATTCTGATTATGAATTGGTGGACTATGCTGGAGCCATCTGGCATTTGGGAAATAAATTTAATTTAGGCACTCCTCACATCGATTGTCTCCAAAATTTCCTAGAAAAATCCTACAGCGACCTTTATTCTCTTCATGGTAAAATATATGGGCCGCAAAGAGTTCCTTTGGATTTTCCCGGTAGAGATAAGTTTAAAAATATTTTCTTTCTCAGAGATCCAAGAGACGTGCTTATCTCTGCTTATTTTTCCTTTGCTTTTACCCATCCTGAACCTCTGAACGATATTAGTAGGAAGGAGTTTCTTGAAAGAAGGAAAAGACTACAAGAACAGGGGATAGATCAATATGTTCTGGAAGAATCGAAGACTTGGGCAGTACCTTTGTACGACAAATACAAGCATCTTCGAGATACTGCTCAAAACTCTATTTATTTAAAATATGACTTTTTCACGGCTCAAACCCCAGAATTTATTGAGAGAATTGCCGAATTTTTAGAATTAAATCCTTCTCAAGAAGAAATTGCTCGATTAACGACAAAAGCTAACCCAGTTCAAAAGATAGAGGTTATGAAACATCAGCGTTCTGGTAAAACTGGTCAATATCTAGAAAAGTTACATCCAGATACAGTGGATAAACTCGATCATATTCTAGCAGAAGTTTTATCTGACTGGGAATTTCCTCTGTAA
- a CDS encoding glycosyltransferase family 4 protein — translation MKVCLLSNSDSQGGAFIAAHRLHKGLHRISVAATMLVNDKTTDDYTVLSPASKLMKGWTKLIPTVDHLPLSLYSQRERTPYSIQWLPDRLVSRVAQISPDIINLHWINAGFLQIETLAKFKQPLVWTAHDMWPFTGGCHYSGECDRYTQSCGHCPQLKSQQDGDISRWVWWRKAKAWKNLNLTIVTPSQWLADCARNSSLFQDLRIEVIANGLDIQKYKPIEKNTARHLLGLPQDKQLILFGAMTATSDNRKGFHLLLPAIKKLSQGEIWQHKLELVVFGASEPINPPDFGLKTHYLGRLNDDISLALVYAAADIFVAPSIEDNLPNTVMEALACATPSVAFKIGGMPDMIEHQENGYLAKPFEVEDLASGINWVLEDRERYNKLCIQARQKVEQEFTLELQAEKYLELYSDILSKSNNTFRL, via the coding sequence ATGAAAGTATGTTTACTAAGTAATTCTGATAGTCAAGGAGGGGCTTTTATAGCCGCTCATCGTCTGCATAAAGGGTTACATCGGATCAGTGTAGCAGCGACTATGCTAGTTAATGATAAAACGACTGATGACTATACTGTTTTATCGCCAGCAAGTAAATTAATGAAGGGATGGACAAAGCTAATACCTACTGTTGATCACTTGCCCTTGTCATTATATTCTCAAAGAGAGAGAACACCTTATTCTATCCAATGGCTTCCCGATCGCCTTGTTTCTAGAGTAGCCCAAATTAGTCCAGATATTATTAACTTACACTGGATTAATGCCGGGTTTTTACAAATTGAAACCCTAGCCAAATTTAAGCAACCTCTTGTTTGGACGGCTCACGATATGTGGCCTTTTACGGGTGGTTGTCATTATAGTGGAGAATGTGATCGCTATACCCAATCCTGTGGTCATTGTCCTCAACTAAAAAGTCAGCAAGATGGGGATATTTCTCGTTGGGTTTGGTGGCGAAAAGCCAAAGCTTGGAAAAATCTCAATCTGACTATTGTTACCCCCAGTCAATGGTTAGCAGATTGCGCTAGAAATAGTTCTCTATTTCAGGATTTACGGATAGAAGTAATTGCCAATGGCTTAGATATTCAAAAGTATAAACCAATCGAGAAAAACACTGCTCGCCATCTCTTAGGATTACCCCAAGATAAACAGCTTATTCTCTTCGGTGCTATGACGGCAACAAGCGATAACCGAAAAGGGTTTCATCTGCTGCTACCTGCTATAAAAAAACTTAGTCAGGGGGAAATATGGCAGCATAAATTAGAGTTAGTGGTCTTCGGTGCCTCTGAACCGATTAATCCGCCTGATTTTGGACTGAAAACCCATTATTTAGGCAGATTAAATGATGATATTTCCCTAGCTTTAGTCTATGCCGCCGCCGATATTTTTGTTGCTCCCTCAATTGAGGATAATCTTCCCAATACAGTCATGGAAGCTCTCGCCTGTGCCACTCCCTCTGTGGCCTTTAAAATTGGTGGAATGCCTGATATGATCGAACATCAAGAGAATGGTTATCTGGCCAAACCCTTCGAGGTGGAGGACTTGGCAAGCGGAATTAATTGGGTATTAGAAGATAGAGAAAGGTATAACAAATTGTGTATTCAGGCAAGGCAAAAAGTGGAGCAAGAATTTACTTTAGAGTTACAGGCAGAAAAATATTTAGAGTTATACAGTGATATCTTGAGCAAGAGCAATAATACATTTAGGCTATAA
- a CDS encoding PIN domain-containing protein, protein MQSVGDNACFLTPDVCLDDAQEYIPKIAASKGLDLALVREGFGRVSNIVEVVPASLYSQHQSEAIKRIKQRDLDDWPILATALLFNCPIWTEDQDFFGTGVPTWTSDRVHLYFHSEEKNEQ, encoded by the coding sequence ATGCAATCTGTCGGCGACAACGCTTGTTTTCTAACTCCCGATGTCTGTCTTGATGATGCACAAGAATACATTCCCAAAATAGCGGCTTCCAAAGGACTTGATCTGGCACTTGTTAGAGAAGGATTCGGCCGCGTGTCGAACATTGTAGAGGTTGTGCCAGCTTCGCTCTATAGTCAACATCAATCAGAGGCCATAAAACGCATAAAACAAAGAGATCTTGATGACTGGCCGATTTTAGCAACCGCCCTTCTTTTTAACTGCCCGATTTGGACGGAAGATCAAGATTTCTTTGGAACAGGGGTTCCAACTTGGACATCAGATAGAGTCCACTTATATTTCCATTCAGAAGAGAAGAATGAGCAATAA
- a CDS encoding Uma2 family endonuclease: MTSTIAPSRLSLPTQDELPCDDGVPMETQRHKLQMDILIDTLLPWLAAREDGYVGGNMFVYFSAAQLKNEEFRGPDFFAVLGVPKAERKSWVVWQEGKAPDVVIELLSESTAPQDKTEKKAIYQDRLRVPEYFWYDPFNPEDWAGFILRDGNYEPLSLEMGERFFSQRLGLSLVRWQGEYKGVEAVWLRWATFAGDLLPTESELTEQERMRAEQERMRAEQERMRAQQERMRAEQERMRAQQEKMRAEDLEALLQRYRERFGDLPE; this comes from the coding sequence ATGACTTCAACTATTGCCCCTTCTCGACTTTCACTGCCCACCCAAGATGAATTGCCCTGCGATGACGGCGTTCCCATGGAAACCCAACGACATAAACTCCAGATGGATATACTCATAGATACCTTGTTGCCCTGGTTAGCTGCTAGGGAAGATGGCTATGTAGGCGGCAATATGTTCGTTTATTTCAGCGCCGCACAGTTAAAAAACGAGGAATTTCGCGGTCCCGATTTCTTTGCCGTCCTGGGGGTTCCCAAAGCGGAAAGAAAAAGTTGGGTGGTTTGGCAAGAGGGGAAAGCTCCCGATGTGGTTATCGAACTCCTTTCCGAAAGTACCGCTCCACAGGATAAAACTGAAAAGAAAGCAATCTATCAAGACCGTTTGCGAGTGCCAGAATATTTCTGGTACGATCCCTTTAATCCTGAAGACTGGGCGGGTTTTATCCTTAGAGACGGCAACTACGAGCCATTATCTCTAGAGATGGGAGAAAGATTTTTCAGTCAAAGGCTGGGTTTGTCCTTGGTACGCTGGCAAGGGGAGTATAAGGGAGTCGAGGCAGTTTGGCTGCGTTGGGCGACTTTTGCCGGCGATTTACTGCCCACGGAGTCAGAGCTAACTGAACAAGAGAGAATGCGGGCTGAACAAGAGAGAATGCGGGCTGAACAGGAAAGAATGCGGGCCCAACAGGAAAGAATGCGGGCCGAACAGGAAAGAATGCGGGCCCAACAGGAAAAAATGCGGGCTGAGGATTTGGAAGCATTGCTTCAACGCTATCGAGAGCGTTTTGGAGATTTGCCAGAATAA
- a CDS encoding class I SAM-dependent methyltransferase, producing MLKKLLNRMQTEQGRKNIKFALARQIFNPLLRNIGYTLITDHFYQPIPNRQEIMTYAGKERPLSSIEWHLDKQTELVKYLLEKYALEFNNKEIFSAFGYSEDSSGLISGDAEVLYAMVREKKPSRVIEIGSGGSTKIIAAALRMNFIENSQKSQLISIEPYPQDFLKDFANVSKYFLEFSLLNQKVEAVDLSVFESLQTNDILFVDSSHVFKSGSDVEFEFLQVYPRLQTGVLVHIHDIFFPYDYPIEWNLKESRYWNEQYFLETFLQFNKKFEVLASLSMVSYYKNSVFLENINAYK from the coding sequence ATGTTGAAAAAATTACTTAACCGTATGCAAACCGAACAGGGTAGAAAAAATATTAAATTTGCTCTAGCCAGACAAATATTCAATCCCCTCTTAAGAAATATTGGCTACACCCTAATTACTGACCATTTTTATCAGCCCATACCCAACCGTCAGGAAATTATGACATACGCGGGCAAAGAAAGGCCTCTTAGCTCAATTGAATGGCATCTAGACAAGCAAACTGAACTGGTTAAATATTTACTAGAAAAATATGCTTTAGAATTTAACAATAAAGAAATTTTTTCAGCATTTGGTTATTCCGAAGATAGTTCTGGTCTCATTAGTGGTGATGCAGAAGTCCTCTATGCTATGGTCAGAGAAAAAAAGCCGTCTCGGGTAATTGAAATTGGCTCGGGTGGTAGCACTAAAATTATCGCCGCAGCTTTGAGAATGAATTTTATAGAAAATTCCCAAAAATCACAACTGATCTCGATCGAGCCTTATCCTCAAGATTTTTTAAAAGACTTTGCTAATGTTAGTAAATATTTTCTAGAATTTAGTTTGCTTAACCAGAAAGTAGAAGCCGTAGATTTGTCTGTTTTTGAATCCCTGCAAACCAATGATATTCTGTTCGTTGATTCTAGTCATGTATTTAAGTCTGGTAGTGATGTAGAGTTTGAATTTCTTCAAGTTTATCCCCGTTTACAAACAGGAGTCTTAGTTCATATTCACGATATATTTTTTCCCTATGATTATCCCATCGAATGGAATCTGAAAGAATCACGATACTGGAACGAGCAATACTTTTTAGAGACTTTTCTACAGTTCAATAAAAAGTTTGAAGTGTTGGCATCCTTATCTATGGTATCTTATTATAAGAATTCTGTGTTTCTTGAGAATATCAATGCTTATAAGTAG
- a CDS encoding glycosyltransferase family 2 protein translates to MKIINLNHNFSTTRKLTSDPLQYPILSPANLERKGEGGLRTKGYFKHSYGETSELSEKFTVPLVTIITVVFNGEKHLEQTIQSIISQTYDNVEYIIIDGGSTDGTVDIIRKYEEVIDYWVSEPDAGISDAMNKGISLATGILINHLHAGDKFAADTTLSSVVSSYNSEGWRWCFGNQLLRSHTDDTIVGCFCPPKFSQKLLHIVNTIPHPTVFSERALMEEVNGFDNDYKCAMDYHLWLRFTQVSKPKQFDYATAEYLLGGRSSDVKLALKEEFRARSEVLEQSPIDRLISLGVVLIRYLKRKLRITTFVKNFGSSV, encoded by the coding sequence ATGAAAATAATTAATCTCAATCATAACTTTTCCACGACTCGCAAGCTCACTTCTGATCCCCTACAATATCCAATATTATCTCCAGCAAATCTAGAACGCAAGGGAGAAGGAGGATTAAGAACAAAGGGATATTTCAAGCACTCCTACGGGGAGACAAGTGAGTTATCGGAAAAATTTACAGTTCCTTTGGTTACTATTATAACGGTAGTTTTTAATGGAGAAAAGCACTTAGAGCAGACAATTCAGAGTATCATTAGCCAGACTTATGATAACGTGGAATATATCATCATAGACGGAGGTTCCACGGACGGTACAGTTGATATTATACGCAAGTATGAAGAAGTAATTGATTATTGGGTAAGCGAACCAGACGCAGGAATTTCTGACGCTATGAATAAAGGGATAAGTTTGGCGACAGGAATTCTAATTAATCACTTACATGCAGGGGATAAATTTGCTGCTGACACAACCCTGTCGTCAGTGGTTTCATCTTATAATTCAGAAGGCTGGCGATGGTGTTTTGGTAATCAACTATTGAGAAGTCACACAGATGATACTATAGTGGGTTGTTTCTGTCCCCCTAAATTTAGTCAAAAACTACTTCACATAGTAAATACAATTCCCCATCCAACTGTTTTTTCTGAACGAGCTTTGATGGAAGAAGTAAATGGGTTTGACAATGATTATAAATGTGCTATGGATTACCATCTCTGGCTCAGATTCACTCAAGTATCAAAACCCAAACAATTTGATTATGCCACTGCTGAATATTTACTGGGGGGTCGCTCCTCAGATGTAAAATTAGCCTTGAAGGAGGAGTTTAGAGCGAGAAGCGAGGTTTTAGAACAATCACCAATAGATAGACTAATATCTCTTGGCGTTGTATTAATTAGGTATTTAAAGAGGAAGTTGCGTATTACTACCTTTGTTAAGAATTTTGGTTCTTCGGTTTAG